In Helianthus annuus cultivar XRQ/B chromosome 3, HanXRQr2.0-SUNRISE, whole genome shotgun sequence, a single window of DNA contains:
- the LOC110930129 gene encoding cadmium-induced protein AS8 isoform X2, translating to MIIKGLFRRYERWNPVHPTSGAFWGMGIGFGCGIGWGPGFGPEVIGYVGAGCGVGFSVGITLAGFGVGLPANRLLKVPFSALMATRSGAVDFARASGLLGTDGINDGINATGIQRWVSTFNHEQTVDKRVHFSGMNRLMSSQAKMVLNCFDELKSRVKRPR from the exons ATGATTATTAAAGGGTTGTTCAGGAGATATGAGCGATGGAACCCGGTGCATCCTACATCTGGAGCCTTTTGGGGCATGGGGATAGGCTTCGGTTGTGGAATCGGCTGGGGACCTGGGTTCGGGCCGGAAGTTATCGGTTATGTTGGTGCGGGTTGTGGTGTTGGGTTTAGTGTCGGAATTACTCTTGCTGGTTTCGGCGTTGGGCTCCCTGCGAATCGCCTCCTTAAAGTTCCTTTTAGTG CTTTAATGGCAACAAGAAGTGGTGCGGTGGACTTTGCTCGTGCTAGCGGTCTACTTGGCACAGACGGTATTAACGATGGAATAAACGCAACTGGCATTCAAAGATGGGTGTCAACTTTCAACCATGAACAAACCGTAGACAAAAGAGTACATTTTTCGGGCATGAACAGATTAATGTCTTCTCAGGCAAAGATGGTTTTAAATTGTTTTGATGAACTCAAAAGTCGCGTTAAACGTCCTCGTTGA
- the LOC110930129 gene encoding cadmium-induced protein AS8 isoform X1 — translation MVLMIIKGLFRRYERWNPVHPTSGAFWGMGIGFGCGIGWGPGFGPEVIGYVGAGCGVGFSVGITLAGFGVGLPANRLLKVPFSALMATRSGAVDFARASGLLGTDGINDGINATGIQRWVSTFNHEQTVDKRVHFSGMNRLMSSQAKMVLNCFDELKSRVKRPR, via the exons ATG GTACTGATGATTATTAAAGGGTTGTTCAGGAGATATGAGCGATGGAACCCGGTGCATCCTACATCTGGAGCCTTTTGGGGCATGGGGATAGGCTTCGGTTGTGGAATCGGCTGGGGACCTGGGTTCGGGCCGGAAGTTATCGGTTATGTTGGTGCGGGTTGTGGTGTTGGGTTTAGTGTCGGAATTACTCTTGCTGGTTTCGGCGTTGGGCTCCCTGCGAATCGCCTCCTTAAAGTTCCTTTTAGTG CTTTAATGGCAACAAGAAGTGGTGCGGTGGACTTTGCTCGTGCTAGCGGTCTACTTGGCACAGACGGTATTAACGATGGAATAAACGCAACTGGCATTCAAAGATGGGTGTCAACTTTCAACCATGAACAAACCGTAGACAAAAGAGTACATTTTTCGGGCATGAACAGATTAATGTCTTCTCAGGCAAAGATGGTTTTAAATTGTTTTGATGAACTCAAAAGTCGCGTTAAACGTCCTCGTTGA